One segment of Paenibacillus sp. FSL R7-0337 DNA contains the following:
- a CDS encoding condensation domain-containing protein produces the protein MMSTELAETRSPSAAMRNLEDIYELSPLQLDNFNRYLTSQGDGLFHENLIFNFVGEIDDRIFTQCWNEILKRHSILRTAFINKGIGKPIQAVLRKALFPIQIHDWTGISEEEQAHRMEVVIEADRLIPYCMEEAPLMRVTLIHLNDRKFRLWWRFHHMIMDGWAFTVVLFDFLQLYKQLSSSGEVALMLPGYPYKDYIRYLKNRDTAEESAFWPEYLQGCTHQPPLSLLKPPAPEAPVSQIRQGRLDYHIYELFQPLQEVIKASKVTMNGVFQGIFSLLISHLSSGGADVVTGQTVADRPMLLENAQARVGLFVNTLPIRCQIRKEEGFVEWVRGIQTSMMNTFRFASSSEQEIKHWCGMSDDRDLFHSALVFKNIPLADDPFVGLPFRTDDYNLESRPHFPLSLFVWPEAKLELKLIYDNSLYSSESAWSVLNNVRAALVKFIEHPDISVSSMMDFDI, from the coding sequence ATGATGTCAACTGAACTTGCAGAAACAAGGAGTCCATCTGCAGCGATGAGGAACCTGGAAGATATTTATGAGTTAAGCCCATTACAGCTGGATAACTTTAACCGCTACCTTACTTCTCAGGGGGATGGTTTGTTTCACGAGAATCTGATCTTTAACTTTGTTGGGGAAATCGACGACAGGATTTTTACTCAGTGCTGGAACGAAATATTGAAGCGTCATTCGATTTTACGAACAGCCTTTATTAATAAAGGTATTGGGAAGCCTATACAGGCTGTATTAAGGAAGGCCCTGTTTCCTATTCAAATACACGATTGGACAGGCATAAGTGAGGAAGAACAAGCACACAGGATGGAGGTGGTGATAGAGGCGGACCGGTTAATCCCATACTGCATGGAGGAAGCGCCATTAATGAGAGTAACGCTAATCCATCTTAATGATCGTAAGTTCCGTCTCTGGTGGCGTTTTCACCATATGATCATGGATGGATGGGCGTTTACGGTAGTACTGTTTGATTTCCTGCAGCTCTACAAGCAGTTAAGCAGTTCAGGGGAGGTAGCACTCATGCTTCCAGGATATCCATATAAGGACTACATTCGTTATCTTAAAAATAGGGATACTGCTGAGGAAAGTGCTTTCTGGCCCGAATATTTACAAGGATGCACGCATCAGCCTCCGCTGAGCCTGCTGAAGCCTCCAGCACCAGAAGCTCCTGTGAGTCAGATACGCCAAGGAAGGCTCGATTATCATATATATGAATTGTTTCAACCTTTACAAGAAGTGATCAAGGCGAGCAAAGTAACGATGAATGGTGTATTTCAAGGGATCTTCTCGTTATTAATAAGTCATCTGAGCAGTGGGGGAGCTGACGTTGTCACCGGACAGACAGTAGCAGACCGGCCGATGCTGCTTGAGAATGCTCAAGCACGCGTAGGTTTGTTCGTTAATACCTTGCCGATTCGTTGTCAAATTCGGAAGGAGGAGGGTTTCGTTGAGTGGGTCAGAGGAATTCAGACGTCTATGATGAATACGTTTCGCTTTGCTTCTTCTTCAGAGCAGGAGATTAAGCATTGGTGTGGTATGTCCGATGACCGGGACCTGTTCCATAGTGCTTTGGTATTTAAGAATATCCCGCTTGCTGATGATCCGTTTGTAGGTTTGCCCTTCCGGACGGATGATTACAATCTGGAGAGTCGCCCGCATTTCCCGCTTTCATTATTTGTGTGGCCGGAAGCTAAGCTTGAGCTTAAGCTAATTTATGATAATAGTCTTTACAGCAGCGAATCTGCTTGGAGTGTTCTGAACAATGTCAGAGCTGCGCTCGTGAAATTTATTGAACATCCTGACATCTCGGTCTCATCCATGATGGATTTCGATATTTAG
- a CDS encoding FtsX-like permease family protein produces the protein MKLLLLKVFRDLAKDKFRTILSLLAMLVGTSAFGIMLFTYFILDRELVDVFVPTQPSSANIMLDRVEDNLIQLTKNFEGIGKVEEKAVYPLRIKIGEDKWKTLYLYGIKDFKNIQSNKISSIDGSFNPGLNEVLIERDALGVAKTAINENIVFTLPDSSIKELKVVGSVNDIHVHPASMHQTVYAYVSFETLAQLGLTPNRLDITLSEHPYNREHILSTTRDYMKEIVNKGYAVSNIEVSLTPGQSPHKAEYNAVLFIIRIFSGLAFVLGCMIITSLLSTILTQQVKQIGILKAIGAKTNNIFSAYLCIILLLVAGNIAISLPLSSILSQSFSKFLMRISNMDLPNSSIPNSLLLLFALLALFVPLVIAFIPIRKGVAMSVKDSLNSHSSDDAYIKEGPMMKWATGIRFLSRPIRLSIRNAVKRKGRFYLNIVTLTFGGALFIAVVTSIISLNYTIDQSMDKLGYDYEINTKAPVDSGTLDQVMQNIPEIKNHELWGGGSVNLINADGRMSSRYHLLAPPFDTKTYTPDVMEGRWLKEGDTNEVVIGYRFFDSEPSVKMGDEINVRIGEEIHSLHIVGIVKELGGSTMFINKQGFDQLSPAIETNNHIKIMTSPELVKQDSSLSLIEEKLEQEGINTYSSESKTNFYTVVKKHSLMTMYTFLFVAIIVVIVGAIGLTSTMSIQVVERTKEIGIMKAIGSTTKQIKRIITAESIFIALISWSITLILGIPIEYLGSIVIGNVTIKTPLTVDLFSFILPNIIWFVILLLVGYMSSIFSSRKAAKMKVKETLVFE, from the coding sequence ATGAAATTATTACTTTTAAAAGTTTTTCGTGATTTAGCCAAGGATAAATTCCGAACGATCCTGTCGTTGCTCGCCATGCTAGTCGGCACTTCAGCTTTTGGGATCATGTTGTTCACCTATTTCATTCTAGACCGGGAGCTAGTGGATGTATTCGTACCCACCCAGCCTTCATCAGCAAATATTATGTTAGACCGTGTTGAAGACAACCTGATCCAATTGACCAAGAACTTTGAAGGCATTGGTAAAGTTGAAGAAAAGGCGGTATACCCGCTGCGCATCAAGATCGGGGAGGATAAATGGAAAACCCTTTATTTATACGGGATAAAAGATTTCAAGAATATTCAAAGCAATAAAATCTCCAGTATTGACGGCTCCTTCAACCCGGGTCTAAATGAAGTACTAATTGAGCGGGATGCGCTGGGTGTGGCCAAAACAGCTATTAATGAAAACATCGTATTCACCCTACCGGATTCAAGCATCAAGGAGTTGAAGGTCGTAGGCTCGGTTAATGATATCCATGTTCACCCTGCCTCTATGCATCAAACGGTATACGCTTATGTGTCATTTGAGACTCTTGCCCAGCTTGGCCTCACACCCAACCGATTAGATATCACCTTGTCCGAACATCCTTATAACCGTGAGCATATTCTGAGCACAACCAGAGATTACATGAAGGAGATTGTTAACAAGGGATACGCCGTGAGTAACATTGAGGTTTCTCTTACTCCTGGACAAAGCCCCCACAAGGCTGAGTACAATGCCGTGCTTTTTATAATTCGGATATTTAGCGGCCTGGCCTTTGTATTAGGTTGCATGATTATTACCAGTCTGCTTTCAACTATTCTGACTCAACAGGTTAAGCAGATTGGTATATTAAAGGCTATCGGCGCAAAGACCAATAACATATTTTCAGCCTACTTATGTATTATTCTGCTGCTGGTTGCGGGCAACATCGCGATTTCATTACCACTCTCTTCCATACTCAGCCAGAGCTTTTCCAAGTTTCTGATGAGAATCAGTAATATGGACCTTCCAAACTCCAGTATCCCTAACAGCCTGCTCTTGTTATTTGCTCTATTGGCATTATTCGTCCCTCTGGTAATAGCTTTCATTCCTATACGAAAAGGGGTCGCTATGTCAGTGAAAGATTCGCTGAACAGCCATTCAAGCGATGATGCTTATATTAAAGAAGGACCTATGATGAAGTGGGCAACAGGGATAAGGTTTCTGTCCAGACCCATCCGTCTCTCTATTCGAAATGCAGTGAAGCGGAAAGGACGTTTTTATCTGAATATTGTAACGTTAACGTTTGGGGGAGCACTTTTTATAGCTGTCGTGACCTCAATCATTTCCCTGAATTATACAATAGATCAGTCGATGGATAAGCTCGGTTATGATTATGAAATAAATACCAAAGCCCCTGTAGATAGCGGAACCTTAGATCAGGTAATGCAAAATATTCCAGAAATAAAGAATCATGAATTATGGGGAGGCGGCAGCGTAAATCTGATTAATGCTGATGGAAGGATGAGTAGCCGTTACCACCTTTTAGCCCCTCCCTTCGATACGAAAACCTATACTCCTGATGTAATGGAGGGCCGTTGGCTGAAGGAGGGCGACACCAATGAGGTCGTTATCGGATATAGATTCTTCGACTCGGAGCCTTCGGTAAAGATGGGAGACGAGATTAACGTCAGGATCGGAGAAGAGATTCATTCACTCCACATTGTGGGAATTGTTAAAGAGTTGGGTGGCTCTACGATGTTCATCAACAAGCAAGGCTTTGACCAGTTAAGCCCCGCTATTGAGACGAATAATCATATTAAAATAATGACATCACCCGAACTCGTAAAACAAGACAGCAGCCTTTCCCTCATTGAGGAGAAACTCGAACAAGAAGGAATCAACACTTACTCCAGCGAGAGTAAGACGAATTTCTACACGGTCGTCAAAAAACATTCACTGATGACGATGTACACCTTTCTATTCGTCGCTATCATTGTAGTGATTGTAGGGGCCATTGGACTCACCTCTACGATGAGCATTCAAGTAGTCGAACGTACCAAAGAAATCGGGATCATGAAGGCTATCGGCTCTACCACGAAACAAATCAAACGAATTATAACCGCGGAGAGCATCTTCATCGCCCTGATCAGTTGGAGTATCACATTGATTCTGGGGATTCCGATTGAATATCTAGGCTCCATAGTCATCGGGAACGTTACAATCAAAACTCCGTTGACTGTTGACCTATTCTCGTTCATATTGCCAAATATCATTTGGTTTGTTATTCTGCTTCTCGTCGGTTACATGTCTAGTATCTTCTCCTCACGTAAGGCAGCCAAGATGAAGGTTAAAGAGACCTTGGTATTTGAATAA
- a CDS encoding alpha/beta fold hydrolase produces the protein MMRVRTNNGRLTVTSSPLFVAPKLNPQATCRIFCLPYAGGMAEIYCPWLNVLPEEFELVAVQYPGHVPGTGDELYTCLNSLAEEIANEISAFSDKKYIIFGHSMGALIAYEVTRRLAGKKVRQPEHLFIAARTPPHLPVVAPMIHKMSDSEIIQIARAFNALPEEVLQNEDILQMIIPTLKADFEMIGTWKHDHNAPPLNIPLCAFTGVFDSLGFPEQMKEWSNYTSNSFRMITMPEKHYFILNPAVQEDIIRIIQDCIR, from the coding sequence ATGATGCGAGTACGTACTAATAACGGCAGGCTCACGGTAACATCCAGCCCATTATTTGTTGCTCCAAAGCTTAATCCCCAGGCGACTTGTCGTATATTCTGTCTGCCCTATGCCGGAGGGATGGCCGAGATTTATTGTCCCTGGTTGAATGTTCTTCCGGAAGAGTTCGAATTGGTGGCAGTGCAATACCCGGGTCATGTCCCGGGAACTGGGGATGAACTGTATACCTGTCTAAATTCGCTTGCTGAAGAGATAGCGAATGAGATTAGCGCCTTCAGTGATAAGAAATATATTATATTTGGACATAGTATGGGTGCTCTCATAGCATATGAAGTAACCAGACGGTTAGCCGGGAAAAAAGTCAGACAACCGGAGCATTTATTTATTGCTGCCCGCACTCCGCCGCATCTTCCTGTAGTTGCCCCCATGATCCACAAAATGTCGGACAGCGAAATTATTCAGATTGCGAGAGCTTTCAATGCTCTACCCGAAGAGGTGCTTCAGAATGAAGATATCCTCCAAATGATTATTCCTACATTAAAAGCTGACTTCGAGATGATTGGGACATGGAAACATGATCACAATGCACCTCCGCTTAATATTCCGCTGTGTGCCTTTACGGGGGTGTTTGACAGTTTAGGGTTTCCAGAACAGATGAAAGAATGGAGCAACTATACCAGCAATTCATTCAGGATGATAACGATGCCGGAGAAACACTATTTTATTCTAAACCCCGCTGTTCAGGAAGACATTATTCGTATTATTCAAGATTGCATACGTTAG
- a CDS encoding MATE family efflux transporter — MNTNDKKIFILGEEAIPKALLKLSTPMILGMLINAIYNVVNALFVGGLGTSQMGAVSVAFPISMLVVGVGLTFGSGAGSYISRLLGEGRHDQASRTASTAVLTSIVAGGCLIAVILGFLEPVLTFLGATDTIMPYATAYATLYIGSSMLNVFNVTMNNIVASEGAAKFSMIAMLLGAGLNIILDPIFIYGLNWGIRGAAIATMVAQGTTTILYLWYILSRKSFVKISFHNFSLDGEIYRQILKVGVPTFIFQILTSVSIGLTNTAASHYGDTAVASMGIVTRIYSIFSFVVFGFTKGFQPLAGYSYGAKKYDRLQDTIRIGIKWSSWFCGIGAFILIVFSRPIIALFSNDPDVIRIGSQALIANCSMFIFFGFQMVYITLFLAIGKAKEGAMLSMCRQGVFFIPTLLILPQFMGLNGVIISQAVADFLTVLLTVSFAWKMRKNVSGVVTG; from the coding sequence ATGAACACAAATGATAAAAAAATATTTATACTTGGGGAGGAAGCCATTCCTAAGGCACTGTTAAAGCTCTCCACACCAATGATATTGGGAATGCTGATAAATGCAATCTACAATGTAGTTAACGCTTTGTTTGTAGGGGGACTTGGAACAAGCCAAATGGGGGCCGTGTCTGTTGCCTTTCCGATCTCTATGCTCGTAGTGGGGGTGGGCTTGACCTTCGGGAGCGGGGCCGGATCTTATATTTCGCGTCTTCTTGGTGAAGGAAGACATGATCAGGCGAGCAGGACTGCATCTACCGCAGTATTAACTAGTATAGTAGCCGGCGGGTGCTTGATAGCGGTCATATTAGGTTTTCTGGAGCCTGTGCTTACTTTCCTGGGGGCAACGGATACTATTATGCCTTATGCGACGGCTTACGCTACCCTTTATATCGGAAGTTCGATGCTTAACGTATTTAATGTTACCATGAATAACATTGTGGCATCAGAAGGCGCTGCAAAATTTAGTATGATTGCAATGCTGCTTGGTGCAGGGTTGAATATTATACTGGACCCCATTTTTATATATGGTCTGAACTGGGGAATAAGAGGTGCAGCAATTGCCACAATGGTTGCCCAGGGAACCACTACCATCCTTTATTTATGGTACATTCTGAGCCGGAAAAGCTTCGTGAAGATTTCATTTCATAACTTCTCCCTGGATGGAGAAATCTACCGACAAATCTTGAAGGTTGGTGTTCCTACCTTTATTTTTCAGATCCTCACCAGTGTGTCCATAGGGTTGACTAACACGGCAGCAAGTCATTATGGAGATACAGCTGTGGCATCTATGGGCATCGTGACCCGGATTTATTCCATTTTTTCTTTTGTGGTATTTGGATTTACCAAAGGATTTCAGCCGCTTGCCGGATATAGTTATGGCGCTAAAAAGTATGACCGTCTGCAAGACACGATTCGAATTGGGATTAAATGGTCAAGCTGGTTTTGTGGAATAGGGGCGTTCATCCTAATTGTGTTCTCAAGGCCGATTATTGCTCTGTTCTCTAACGATCCAGATGTAATTCGAATAGGGAGTCAAGCTCTAATTGCAAACTGCTCGATGTTTATCTTCTTTGGGTTCCAAATGGTATACATCACCTTATTTCTGGCTATTGGAAAGGCGAAAGAAGGAGCCATGCTCAGCATGTGCAGGCAAGGCGTGTTCTTTATTCCGACCCTATTGATCTTGCCCCAATTTATGGGGCTGAACGGTGTCATTATTTCACAGGCTGTAGCTGATTTCCTGACAGTGCTCTTAACGGTGTCTTTTGCCTGGAAGATGAGAAAGAACGTTTCTGGGGTGGTAACAGGATAG
- a CDS encoding ABC transporter ATP-binding protein: MISLNNVEKNYCTEAGSYSALKNITLEIPQGEFTLIMGRSGSGKSTLLNILTGVDKPSGGEVRVNGELINPLNESEMAEWRGQNIGIVFQFFQLIPTLSVIENILLPMDLVNIIPPKLRKERALELLHKVGLANHANKRPSALSGGEQQRVAIARAIANDVKILVADEPTGNLDSRNAEIIHTLFGRLQQEGKTIIMVTHEREMIQGASRKILLKDGAIIEDKTIQLEEAAI; encoded by the coding sequence ATGATTAGCTTAAATAATGTCGAGAAAAACTATTGCACTGAAGCCGGCTCCTATTCTGCACTTAAGAATATTACCCTGGAGATCCCTCAAGGAGAGTTCACCCTGATCATGGGGAGATCCGGAAGCGGAAAATCAACCTTGCTCAATATTCTAACTGGAGTAGATAAACCTAGCGGAGGAGAAGTACGGGTAAACGGAGAACTCATCAATCCTTTAAATGAAAGCGAGATGGCTGAATGGCGGGGACAGAACATAGGCATTGTATTTCAATTCTTTCAACTGATCCCTACACTGTCCGTCATTGAGAATATCCTTCTCCCTATGGATCTGGTCAATATAATCCCGCCTAAGCTTAGAAAAGAACGCGCCCTTGAATTGCTCCATAAAGTCGGGCTTGCCAATCACGCCAATAAAAGACCCAGTGCTCTCTCAGGCGGGGAACAGCAACGCGTAGCCATCGCCAGAGCCATCGCAAACGATGTGAAGATTCTTGTAGCGGATGAACCTACAGGTAATCTGGACTCCAGAAATGCGGAAATTATTCACACGCTCTTTGGGCGACTTCAGCAGGAGGGGAAGACCATCATTATGGTTACACACGAAAGAGAAATGATTCAGGGGGCTTCCCGAAAAATTCTGCTGAAGGACGGCGCTATCATAGAAGATAAAACAATTCAGCTGGAGGAAGCAGCGATATGA